In Lentimicrobium sp. L6, the following proteins share a genomic window:
- a CDS encoding DNA adenine methylase: MTINNTSAKPFLKWAGGKTQLLSEIEKRIPFKKDDRFTYIEPFVGSGAVFIWMMRSFPKIEKAVINDVNSDLTQAYDSVKNHLKELTSILFDFEKEYNSLIHEPEKRSQIYYQKRDLFNTRKSSAVEQSALFIFLNKTCYNGLYRVNKSNEYNVPQGNYKKPKICNAKNLLALSELLRKVIILNGDYKETLNTADERSLFYFDPPYKPISRSSNFNSYSQNVFGDKEQIELKEFCDIVGEQGKLWLLSNSDLRNAEPKDEFFDTLYQDYKIERVLAKRRINSNSKKRGLLTELLISNY; the protein is encoded by the coding sequence ATGACTATCAATAATACATCTGCAAAACCATTTTTGAAATGGGCTGGTGGTAAGACTCAACTTTTAAGTGAAATAGAAAAAAGAATTCCATTTAAAAAAGACGATCGTTTTACATATATTGAACCCTTTGTTGGTAGTGGAGCTGTATTTATCTGGATGATGAGAAGCTTTCCTAAGATTGAGAAAGCTGTAATAAACGATGTGAATTCTGATTTAACCCAAGCCTATGATAGCGTTAAGAATCACCTTAAAGAGTTAACCTCCATACTATTTGATTTTGAAAAAGAGTATAATTCACTGATACATGAACCCGAAAAAAGAAGCCAAATATATTATCAAAAGCGTGATTTATTCAACACCCGAAAATCCTCAGCAGTTGAACAGAGCGCATTATTTATATTCTTGAATAAAACCTGTTATAACGGCCTCTACAGAGTAAATAAAAGCAATGAGTATAATGTTCCACAAGGGAATTACAAAAAGCCTAAAATTTGTAATGCTAAAAATTTACTAGCACTTTCAGAGCTTCTCCGGAAGGTTATCATTTTAAATGGCGATTATAAAGAGACTTTGAATACTGCCGATGAGAGGAGCCTTTTTTATTTCGATCCTCCTTATAAACCTATTTCTCGGAGCAGCAACTTTAATTCCTATTCGCAAAATGTATTTGGAGATAAAGAGCAAATAGAGTTAAAAGAGTTTTGTGATATTGTTGGTGAGCAAGGAAAGCTATGGTTATTGAGCAATTCCGACCTTAGAAATGCCGAGCCAAAGGATGAGTTTTTCGATACTTTATATCAAGATTATAAAATAGAGAGAGTTTTGGCAAAACGAAGAATCAACTCCAACTCAAAAAAAAGAGGTCTGCTTACAGAGTTGTTGATTTCTAACTACTAA